A single Cyclopterus lumpus isolate fCycLum1 chromosome 15, fCycLum1.pri, whole genome shotgun sequence DNA region contains:
- the thumpd2 gene encoding THUMP domain-containing protein 2, which produces MSDPDTGGSLVRYYCTAGTGMERFLIREVKEKLAAEDVCQTAGKVLFSSSAAIHSVRGLKAAERLFLLLRRDAPLRLPAHTGPAAAAAALRSRALGDGAQWAAAAATWSRLQGELEGRRTEERRQGERDRGDEEPGSRVEALKTKRKRDEEEKESSERKRRLEEDDGGAETPAESFIHEEVKPSGCSEPEPPDPALSFRVSCKCTGSLSRCFGAQEVSRLIGGGLSRLLGWKADLKNPQLEVNVSLSDDHFLLGFPLTRLPLANRSYMRTTGLRSTVAWAMASLAQIQPGSRVVDPMCGVGTILIEAAQELKAACFLGLDIDDGQLQKANENVAFAELGNRIQLLKASSMRLPLPSASVDAVVCDLPFGRKFGTKTNMAADLPLILGEMERVLCVGGTLVLLLSPQLSCLLKTLLSRAAPGPAPDLEAEPRSGLQRGAPPPRSSLEHQETLRVSLGAIDGLIHKYVKMDT; this is translated from the exons gtgtgtcAGACTGCAGGTAAAGTGTTGTTCAGCTCCTCCGCCGCCATCCACAGCGTCCGCGGGCTGAAGGCGGCGGAGcggctcttcctcctgctgagaAGAGACGCGCCGCTGCGTCTGCCCGCCCACACCGGCCCAG ccgccgccgccgccgcgcttCGGTCCAGAGCGCTGGGCGACGGCGCTCAGTGGGCCGCCGCTGCAGCGACGTGGAGCCGCCTGCAGGGGGAGCTGGAgggcaggaggacggaggagaggaggcaaggagagaggGACCGGGGAGATGAGGAGCCCGGGAGCCGAGTCGAAGCCCTGAAGACCaagagaaagagggatgaggaagaaaaggagtccTCTGAGAGAAAGAGACGCCTTGAAGAGGACGACGGAGGAGCAGAAACACCAGCAGAGAGCTTCATTCACG AGGAAGTGAAGCCGTCCGGCTGCAGCGAACCGGAGCCCCCCGACCCGGCGCTCTCTTTCAGGGTCAGCTGCAAGTGCACCGGCTCTCTGTCCCGGTGCTTCGGCGCGCAG GAGGTGAGCAGGCTGATCGGAGGAGGGCTGAGCCGACTGCTGGGCTGGAAGGCGGACCTGAAGAACCCGCAGCTGGAG GTGAACGTCTCTCTGAGCGatgaccacttcctgttggGGTTTCCTTTGACCAG GTTGCCGCTCGCCAACCGGAGCTACATGAGGACCACGGGACTCCGGTCCACCGTTGCCTGGGCGATGGCGTCTCTGGCTCAGATACAG CCCGGCTCCCGCGTGGTGGACCCGATGTGTGGAGTGGGAACCATCCTCATAGAAGCAGCACAGGAGCTCAAG GCTGCGTGCTTCCTGGGTTTGGACATCGATGACGGACAGCTGCAGAAGGCCAATGAGAACGTAGCGTTCGCCGAGCTGGGGAACAGGATACAGCTGCTGAAAGCTTCGTCGATGA ggctgCCTCTCCCCAGCGCCAGTGTGGACGCCGTCGTCTGCGACTTGCCGTTTGGCAGGAAGTTTggcaccaaaacaaacatggccgccgACCTGCCACTCATCCTcggggagatggagag GGTCCTCTGTGTGGGTGGAACCCTGGTTCTCCTTCTGAGTCCTCAGCTGTCTTGTCTCCTGAAAACCCTCCTGTCCCGGGCGGCCCCTGGACCGGCACCCGACCTGGAGGCGGAGCCTCGGTCTGGGCTCCAACGCGGTGCGCCGCCCCCCCGGAGCTCCCTGGAGCACCAAGAGACCCTGAGAGTGAGCTTGGGGGCGATAGACGGACTGATCCATAAATATGTCAAGATGGACACTtga